A genomic stretch from Arachis stenosperma cultivar V10309 chromosome 3, arast.V10309.gnm1.PFL2, whole genome shotgun sequence includes:
- the LOC130967721 gene encoding proline-rich protein 4-like, with the protein MQIFTWHQGALVCFLLSVLFLGLGFCHGDQSTLEVVGIGECTDCKENNINIEQAFSGLKVSIDCKVSNGDFKRRGEGEFDKNGNFKVTIPEDIVKDGEVKEECYAQLHSAKAAPCPAHDDDGLHHSKIVLTNSKLSTVGKLKFSSVTCPSKFFWPLFKHPLFNHPLFKHHPLFKHPHLPKLPHIPIPHKKFPPVPHFPIPHKKFPPLPPKPKIFHKHPHPFFPPIYKKPLPPPVPIEKPPLPPPVPIEKPPLPPPVPIVKPLPPPVPVVKKPCPPPKVEKPKPKPPPLPPAPIVLPPKKPCPPKAKPPPSPKPSPPKTKPPPSPKPSPPKTKPPPSPKPSPPKTKPPPSPSPSPPYVKPLPPPVPKPSCPPLPPKILPPPVPIYKPPPVVIGKPPCPPFVKPIPPIPKLPPWKPLPPLPKLPPWKPLPPLPKLPPFKKPPCPPLPKLPPKSFFHHHPKFGKWPPLPPFSPSNP; encoded by the exons ATGCAGATTTTCACTTGGCATCAAGGAGCACTTGTGTGCTTCTTGTTGTCAGTGCTTTTTTTGGGTCTTGGATTTTGCCATGGAGACCAAAGTACATTGGAGGTAGTTGGAATTGGAGAATGCACAGATTGCAAGGAGAATAATATTAACATAGAACAAGCATTTTCTG GATTAAAGGTGAGTATAGATTGCAAAGTATCAAATGGAGACTTCAAAAGAAGAGGTGAAGGTGAGTTTGACAAGAATGGGAACTTCAAAGTAACAATTCCAGAGGACATAGTAAAAGATGGTGAAGTCAAAGAAGAGTGCTATGCTCAATTGCATAGTGCAAAAGCTGCACCATGCCCTGCACATGATGATGATGGTCTTCACCACTCTAAAATAGTTCTCACCAATTCAAAACTTAGCACTGTTGGAAAACTGAAGTTTTCATCAGTTACATGCCCTTCAAAATTCTTCTGGCCTTTGTTCAAACACCCTCTCTTTAACCACCCTCTATTCAAACACCACCCTCTTTTCAAACACCCTCACTTGCCTAAGCTTCCACATATTCCAATTCCTCACAAGAAATTTCCACCAGTTCCACATTTTCCAATTCCTCACAAGAAATTTCCACCGTTACCACCAAAACCAAAGATTTTCCATAAACACCCTCACCCTTTCTTTCCACCTATCTATAAAAAACCTCTTCCACCACCAGTTCCAATTGAGAAACCACCTCTTCCTCCACCAGTTCCAATTGAGAAACCACCACTTCCTCCACCAGTTCCAATTGTGAAGCCTCTTCCTCCACCTGTGCCAGTTGTCAAGAAGCCATGTCCACCACCAAAGGTCGAGAAGCCAAAGCCAAAGCCGCCTCCATTGCCGCCGGCACCAATAGTTTTGCCTCCCAAGAAGCCATGTCCACCAAAGGCTAAACCTCCACCATCACCAAAACCATCTCCACCAAAGACAAAGCCTCCACCATCACCAAAACCATCTCCACCAAAGACCAAACCTCCACCATCACCAAAACCATCTCCACCAAAGACTAAGCCtccaccatcaccatcaccatcaccaccaTATGTTAAACCTCTTCCTCCACCAGTTCCAAAGCCATCATGTCCTCCTCTTCCTCCCAAGATTCTTCCACCACCTGTTCCAATTTACAAGCCACCACCAGTAGTTATTGGTAAACCACCATGTCCACCATTTGTGAAACCTATCCCTCCTATCCCTAAGCTACCACCATGGAAGCCTCTTCCTCCACTACCAAAGCTTCCACCATGGaagcctcttcctcctcttccaaAGTTGCCACCTTTCAAGAAGCCTCCATGTCCACCCCTTCCTAAGCTCCCTCCAAAGTCCTTCTTCCACCATCACCCCAAGTTTGGAAAATGGCCTCCACTCCCACCTTTCTCTCCTTCTAATCCATAG
- the LOC130970486 gene encoding translocon-associated protein subunit alpha yields the protein MASVKTFWIFSLVLLLLASPFVQVARCQSDSDSDEAVDTTTEESNDIGIVGDDVQDFGDATTFPAAPGVDTICVFPKNSARLITAGEETELLVGLKNDGDSSMNVIAIRASVHLPFDHRLLVQNLTAQVFNNGTVPASAQATFPYEFAVSKFLQPGTFDLVGTILYEIDQHPYQNTFFNGTIEVAEAGGFLSMESVFLVTLGIALLVLLGLWIHGQIQHLSKKTKRAPKVEVGTRSTDASMDEWLEGTAYAQSNANKSKKKK from the exons ATGGCTTCCGTCAAAACCTTCTGGATTTTCTCTCTCGTTCTTCTCCTCCTCGCTTCTCCTTTCGTTCAAG TTGCTAGGTGCCAGTCTGATTCAGATTCAGATGAAGCTGTGGACACTACCACTGAAGAATCAAATGATATTGGCATCGTTGGTGATGATGTCCAAGATTTTGGTGATGCGACGACCTTCCCTGCTGCTCCTGGAGTTGATACCATATGTGTTTTTCCGAAAAATAGTGCAAGAT TGATAACAGCTGGAGAAGAGACAGAACTGCTTGTTGGTTTGAAAAATGATG GTGATTCAAGCATGAATGTCATTGCAATTAGGGCTAGTGTTCACCTGCCGTTTGATCATCGTCTTCTTGTCCAAAATCTTACTGCTCAG GTTTTCAACAATGGTACCGTGCCAGCTTCTGCACAGGCTACATTCCCATATGAATTTGCTGTAAGCAAGTTCTTGCAG CCTGGAACTTTTGACCTTGTTGGCACTATTTTGTATGAGATAGACCAGCATCCTTACCAGAATACCTTCTTTAACGGCACTATTGAAGTTGCCGAGGCCGGTGGCTTTCTTAGCATGGAATCTGTCTTCCTTGTTACTCTTGGAATTGCCCTCCTCGTCCTCCTGGGGCTATGGATTCATGGTCAAATACAACACCTATCTAAG AAAACAAAGAGGGCTCCAAAGGTTGAAGTTGGGACTAGATCAACAGATGCTTCAATGGATGAATGGCTCGAG GGAACTGCTTATGCTCAGTCAAATGcaaacaaatcaaagaagaagaagtag
- the LOC130966046 gene encoding F-box/kelch-repeat protein At3g23880-like, whose product MRATQSDSVPLHSPPRFEKMKHEAEAEAMVLPVELVEKILVWLPVKSLIRFRCVSKQWLSLISDSRFAILHYAAPTNKNTRLLYLSSEVPEARCVDLEASIRGDYALQLPLSCRHFSLSILGSCRGFILLRIHVHGAALLLWNPVTGSHRSVPYPVADPDVPCWMGFGSSNNLWGGLGYDESCDDYLVVVGWGDGHEWRPHWEYFSIRTNSWKEIECGHLPPHLVTIDCAVFCNGILYWLAVKNMEVNFVIVAFDLAGKHLSMVSFPKSGGSRRLLKLFAGCLGISYLNFTEDQKIEIWVMKELSWTKLNVVLPYAHGIYPLCAPGIHPLCFTKGELVGTKDNELVKVSDKGVSVESLRISCRDNDSEMVMFTESLLSLPDEFGGTGEEQGK is encoded by the coding sequence ATGCGAGCTACTCAGTCAGACTCGGTCCCTCTCCACTCTCCTCCGAGATTTGAGAAGATGAAGCACGAGGCTGAGGCTGAAGCTATGGTTCTCCCTGTCGAATTGGTGGAGAAAATCCTAGTATGGTTGCCGGTAAAATCCCTAATTCGGTTCAGGTGCGTCTCTAAACAATGGCTTTCTTTGATTTCCGATTCACGTTTTGCAATATTGCATTATGCTGCACCCACCAATAAGAACACTAGGCTTTTGTACTTGTCGAGTGAGGTTCCCGAGGCTCGTTGTGTAGATCTGGAAGCTTCGATTCGCGGCGATTACGCGCTTCAGCTTCCTCTAAGTTGTCGCCATTTCAGCCTTAGTATTCTAGGTTCATGTAGGGGCTTCATACTGTTGCGCATTCATGTACATGGCGCTGCACTCCTTCTGTGGAACCCTGTAACGGGTTCTCACAGATCAGTGCCGTACCCTGTTGCTGACCCTGATGTTCCTTGTTGGATGGGTTTTGGCTCGTCAAACAATTTATGGGGTGGTCTTGGCTATGATGAATCTTGTGATGATTATTTAGTAGTAGTAGGATGGGGTGACGGACATGAATGGAGACCTCATTGGGAATATTTTTCTATTAGAACCAATTCctggaaagaaattgagtgtGGCCATCTTCCTCCCCATTTGGTTACCATTGATTGTGCCGTGTTTTGTAACGGGATCCTTTATTGGTTGGCCGTTAAAAATATGGAAGTGAATTTTGTGATTGTTGCCTTCGACTTAGCCGGAAAGCATCTATCAATGGTGTCATTTCCAAAGTCAGGCGGTTCCCGTCGGCTGTTAAAGCTGTTTGCTGGATGCCTTGGCATATCTTACTTGAACTTCACGGAAGACCAGAAGATTGAGATCTGGGTAATGAAGGAGTTATCTTGGACTAAGCTCAATGTTGTGCTTCCTTATGCTCATGGAATCTACCCATTGTGTGCTCCTGGAATCCACCCTTTGTGTTTCACTAAAGGTGAACTTGTTGGCACCAAAGACAATGAGTTGGTCAAAGTCAGCGATAAAGGTGTATCGGTGGAGTCTCTAAGAATTAGTTGTCGTGATAATGACTCGGAGATGGTTATGTTTACTGAGAGTTTACTGTCACTTCCGGACGAGTTTGGCGGCACTGGGGAAGAACAAGGAAAGTAG